Proteins from a single region of Balneolaceae bacterium:
- a CDS encoding MFS transporter, with translation MSKKATYSTVFLFTLIYVLSFVDRQIVAVLGVQIRDALQINNFQIGLLYGPAFSFIYAVAGIPMGRLADKTSRKAMICLGLFIWSFMTVISGFAASFLFLVTARLFVGLSQAMLSPAVYSYLADTFSPEKRATIFSFYTGGIFIGVGLSFLIGGSISIAYDWRMAMVAVGIPGLIIAPLTWWFLKEPKRPYHKIKTENNTLTEIVEILKKRTIRWHLIGFSCLACTGYTLLAFAGNIFSDTFNQPELIPAFGWFMMGVAITVVLSGRMADWLAKRKPEYRFLMGIVAALGGLPFYLFGLFQPDATLAFICVGVGVLISSSYNGVAAALLQYFVRGDQRALAGGIYLFVISIAGFGLGPPIGGWLIDSVYSGPYTVSYSFITIMIFCSTLATISFVQAMKSYHLDVVKKD, from the coding sequence ATGAGTAAAAAAGCTACATACAGTACCGTATTTTTATTTACACTTATTTATGTACTCAGTTTTGTAGACCGACAAATTGTAGCCGTACTGGGCGTTCAAATTCGGGATGCGTTGCAAATCAATAATTTCCAGATCGGACTACTGTACGGACCGGCTTTTTCTTTTATCTATGCTGTTGCCGGAATACCGATGGGGCGTTTGGCCGATAAGACCTCCCGAAAAGCGATGATCTGTCTCGGATTATTCATCTGGAGTTTCATGACGGTAATCAGTGGTTTCGCAGCTTCGTTTCTTTTCCTGGTTACTGCAAGATTGTTTGTGGGCTTAAGCCAGGCGATGTTGAGCCCGGCTGTTTACTCGTACCTGGCAGATACATTTTCTCCGGAGAAAAGAGCGACAATTTTTTCATTCTATACAGGCGGAATTTTTATCGGTGTAGGATTGTCATTTTTAATTGGTGGTTCTATCTCAATTGCCTACGACTGGAGAATGGCGATGGTAGCTGTCGGAATTCCGGGATTGATAATCGCACCGCTCACCTGGTGGTTTTTAAAAGAGCCCAAACGCCCTTATCACAAAATAAAAACAGAAAACAATACGCTTACCGAGATTGTGGAAATACTCAAAAAAAGAACCATTCGCTGGCATCTTATTGGTTTTTCATGCCTCGCCTGTACCGGGTATACACTGCTCGCTTTTGCAGGAAATATCTTTAGCGATACATTTAATCAGCCAGAACTTATACCAGCTTTTGGATGGTTTATGATGGGTGTTGCCATAACCGTTGTGCTTTCCGGAAGAATGGCCGATTGGTTAGCCAAAAGAAAACCTGAATACCGCTTTTTGATGGGAATTGTGGCTGCACTTGGCGGACTTCCTTTCTATCTGTTTGGATTGTTCCAGCCCGATGCAACCCTTGCATTTATCTGTGTGGGCGTTGGAGTTCTGATTTCATCCTCCTATAACGGCGTTGCTGCTGCACTTTTGCAATATTTTGTTCGGGGAGATCAACGGGCCCTGGCCGGAGGTATCTATCTTTTTGTGATCAGCATTGCCGGATTTGGTTTGGGCCCGCCAATTGGGGGATGGCTGATCGATTCTGTCTATTCAGGCCCATACACTGTATCATATTCATTTATTACAATCATGATATTTTGTAGTACCTTAGCCACGATTTCTTTT